One stretch of Oncorhynchus clarkii lewisi isolate Uvic-CL-2024 chromosome 3, UVic_Ocla_1.0, whole genome shotgun sequence DNA includes these proteins:
- the LOC139392650 gene encoding nonsense-mediated mRNA decay factor SMG5-like, whose amino-acid sequence MSGPGQDSEPEAKVLLIKRLYRAVVESVHKLDVIIGSKSSYREVFKPENISLRNKLRELCVKLMFLHPVDYGRKAEELLWRKVYYEVIQVIKTNKKHIHSRSALECAYRTHLIAGVGFFQHLLLYIQSHYQLEMQDCIDWTHVTDPLIGRKKPVSATLKEMEWATMACHRCLVYLGDLARYQNELAGVEAEELAERFYHQALSVTPHVGMPFNQLGTLAGSKFYNVEATYYYLRCIQSETPFEGAYGNLKRLFDKAAKMYHQVKKQEMKKLSPSRQRSKDIKQLLVSFMYLQSLLQPKNSLLETELTSLCQSVLEDFNLVLFYLPSPPHGHEATSPSEEEHEEHESPCALLPDALVFKMVVTCLMVVHSLKRGGSKQYSASIAFTLALFSHLVNHVNIRLQAELEEGESQVPPLQNDNTDDSELRDPSDPLTSEERPLQNGSLDHEEDEVGHRSTVAQKAGFGERKAEEEKQKQKKYARLSMMRRRRCATRKEDESDLSEGFESDEEEEEEEEQRGCADSGDGASGPSLTPSTLGKESKSRREHPTEGTWESASEEDEEGSTAFDVETDSDMNSQESRSDLEDIEDSETPENLDTPPRGEVQPEDDDDDEEEEEQADPREDGDGDTPPATNGPLLPSDPSISSNLQAMSSQLFQAKRCFRLAPTFSNVLLRSHSSATNSTPNPTDQDASSTTPSQETPPPPGDLPCDAGPGTANGTNDNEVDSDSECSVHSNQSVHSEKTLSERLEILTNQGLIQVVKVFVDWLRTNTDIILMCAQSSQSLWNRLSVLLNLLPDGSKMLEAELGLNTEVTELLSECEQPGLVQTLLLPEDLALRHLPALNLAHRHLDYTRPRPSLSPVQECVVRVCCIRSFGHFLTNLQCNVLHFNPEAGIFTSISQSEQDNLVQQAKAQFRMAEEEARRNRLMRDMAQLRLQLEVSQLEGSLQQPKTQSSMSPYLVPDSAALCQHLNLLRHLAGSGCFIIIIPRTVIDGLDHLKKENAGARDGIRFLESEFRKGNRYIRCQKESGRSFERDKLKRQDIEAWHLYKTVDSCRQLTVSQSNGDEDTAGMVTILTGHSVEELCTRSAPMKSAIQAVATAGMELKNIVEFYRQWKEIG is encoded by the exons ATGAGTGGACCTGGGCAGGATAGCGAGCCAGAGGCAAAAGTCCTCCTCATCAAGCGGCTATACAG GGCAGTGGTTGAGTCGGTACACAAGCTGGATGTCATCATTGGCAGCAAGTCATCGTACAGGGAGGTCTTCAAACCTGAAAACATCAGCCTTCGCaacaa GTTGAGGGAGCTGTGTGTGAAGCTGATGTTTCTCCACCCTGTGGACTATGGTCGCAAGGCTGAGGAGCTTCTGTGGAGGAAGGTCTACTACGAGGTCATCCAGGTCATCAAGACCAACAAGAAG CACATCCACAGTCGCAGTGCCCTGGAATGCGCCTACAGGACTCACCTGATAGCCGGCGTGGGCTTCTTCCAGCACCTGCTGCTCTACATCCAGTCCCACTACCAGCTGGAAATGCAGGACTGCATCGACTGGACCCATGTCACCGACCCCCTCatcg GTCGAAAGAAGCCGGTATCAGCCACCCTTAAGGAGATGGAGTGGGCCACAATGGCCTGCCATCGCTGCCTGGTGTACCTGGGAGATCTAG CCCGTTACCAGAACGAATTGGCTGGGGTGGAGGCTGAGGAGCTGGCAGAGCGGTTCTACCACCAGGCCCTGTCTGTCACTCCGCACGTAG GAATGCCTTTCAATCAGTTAGGTACACTGGCGGGGAGTAAATTCTACAACGTGGAGGCCACCTATTACTACCTACGCTG TATACAGTCGGAGACTCCCTTCGAAGGGGCCTATGGGAATTTGAAGCGTCTGTTTGATAAAGCAGCTAAGATGTACCACCAGGTGAAGAAACAGGAGATGAAGAAGCTGTCTCCCTCACGGCAAAG ATCCAAGGACATCAAGCAACTTCTAGTGAGCTTCATGTACCTGCAGAGTCTACTGCAGCCCAAGAACAG TCTGCTGGAGACAGAGTTGACCTCTCTGTGTCAGTCGGTGCTGGAGGATTTTAACTTGGTGCTGTTTTACCTGCCCTCGCCGCCACACGGCCACGAGGCCACTTCCCCCAGCGAGGAGGAGCATGAGGAGCACGAATCGCCCTGCGCCCTGCTCCCCGACGCCCTCGTCTTCAAGATGGTGGTCACCTGCCTCATGGTGGTGCACAGCTTGAAGCGGGGAG GGTCAAAGCAGTACAGTGCGTCAATAGCCTTCACGCTGGCCCTCTTCTCCCACCTGGTGAACCATGTCAACATCCGCCTGCAGGCTGAGCTGGAGGAGGGGGAGAGCCAGGTGCCCCCGCTGCAGAACGACAACACAG ACGACTCTGAGTTGAGAGACCCGTCTGACCCGTTGACCTCGGAAGAGAGGCCCCTGCAGAATGGCTCCCTAGACCATGAGGAGGACGAGGTGGGTCACCGGAGCACCGTGGCCCAGAAAGCAGGTTTCGGTGAGCGGaaggcagaggaggagaaacagaagcaAAAGAAGTACGCCCGCCTCTCCATGATGCGCCGCCGCCGCTGCGCCACCCGCAAAGAAGACGAGAGCGACCTGAGCGAGGGTTTCGAGAGcgacgaagaggaggaggaggaagaagaacagaggggcTGCGCCGACTCCGGGGACGGCGCCTCGGGACCCTCACTCACCCCCTCCACGCTGGGAAAGGAGAGCAAGAGCAGGAGGGAGCACCCGACAGAGGGGACCTGGGAGAGCGCCTCGGAGGAAGACGAGGAGGGGAGCACGGCCTTCGACGTGGAGACTGACTCGGACATGAACAGCCAGGAGTCCCGCTCCGACTTGGAGGATATAGAGGACTCGGAAACCCCGGAGAACTTGGACACACCTCCTCGGGGGGAGGTGCAGCCTgaagacgatgatgatgatgaggaggaggaggagcaagcCGATCCCAGGGAGGACGGAGATGGGGACACCCCTCCGGCCACCAACGGCCCACTCCTGCCCAGCGACCCCAGTATCAGCAGTAACCTCCAGGCCATGTCATCCCAGCTGTTCCAGGCCAAGCGCTGCTTCCGCCTGGCGCCCACCTTCAGCAACGTGCTGCTGAGGTCCCACAGCTCCGCCACCAACTCCACACCCAACCCCACTGATCAAGacgcctcctccaccaccccctcCCAGGAGACCCCTCCTCCCCCGGGGGACTTACCCTGCGACGCTGGCCCCGGCACTGCCAACGGAACCAACGACAATG AGGTGGATTCCGATTCAGAGTGTAGCGTGCACAGCAACCAATCAGTACACAGCGAGAAGACCCTGTCGGAGAGACTGGAGATTCTGACCAATCAGGGGCTCATCCAGGTGGTCAAGGTTTTTGTGGATTGGCTGAGAACCAACACTGACATTATCCTCATGTGTGCACAG AGTTCTCAGAGCCTATGGAACAGACTGTCTGTGCTACTCAATCTGCTGCCTGACGGGAGCAAGATGCTGGAAGCAG AGCTGGGTCTGAACACTGAGGTGACGGAGCTGCTGAGTGAGTGTGAGCAGCCTGGCCTGGTCCAGACCCTGCTGCTGCCTGAGGACCTGGCCCTGCGACACCTACCTGCCCTCAACCTGGCCCACCGCCACCTCGACTACACCCGCCCCAGACCTTCCCTCAGCCCCGTACAGGAG TGTGTGGTGCGCGTGTGCTGCATCCGCAGCTTTGGCCACTTCCTCACCAATCTCCAATGCAACGTACTGCACTTCAACCCGGAGGCGGGCATCTTCACCAGCATCAGCCAATCAGAGCAGGACAACCTGGTGCAGCAGGCCAAGGCCCAGTTCCGCATG GCAGAGGAGGAGGCTCGACGAAACCGCCTGATGAGAGACATGGCTCAGCTCCGCCTACAG TTGGAGGTGTCTCAGCTAGAGGGCAGCCTGCAGCAGCCCAAGACCCAGTCCTCCATGTCTCCGTACCTGGTACCCGACTCTGCCGCCCTGTGCCAGCACCTCAACCTCCTCAGACATCTGGCTGGCAGTGGCtgcttcatcatcatcatcccccgCACAG TGATTGATGGCCTTGACCACCTGAAGAAGGAGAATGCCGGAGCGAGGGACGGTATCCGCTTCCTGGAGTCTGAGTTCCGTAAAGGCAACAG GTACATACGTTGCCAGAAGGAGTCGGGGAGGAGTTTTGAGAGGGACAAACTGAAACGCCAGGACATTGAAGCCTG GCATCTATACAAGACTGTGGACAGCTGTCGTCAGCTGACCGTCTCCCAGAGCAACGGAGACGAAGACACGGCTGGTATGGTCACTATTCTCACCGGTCACTCAGTGGAGGAGCTGTGTACCCGCTCTGCACCCATGAAG TCGGCCATCCAGGCAGTGGCGACAGCAGGCATGGAGCTGAAGAACATTGTGGAGTTCTACCGTCAGTGGAAGGAGATTGGCTGA